The following is a genomic window from Fusarium oxysporum Fo47 chromosome IV, complete sequence.
GGGCATGCAGGACACTGCGCGTGTCAAATATCGCAGGGATGATTCACGTTGTTGCCATGGCTGCAGGTCAGATGAGCCAGTTGCGAATAGGTCGACAATGGTCTTCAGGTCGTAGATGTTAATAACACGGCCGGCCATGGCAACCACGATCTTTGTAGGACTAGCAGCCAGCGCATGGGGCTTGCCGGGGAGGGAGACCCTTATGGGAGTGCTTGAAGGATCGCTGAGGTTATGGAGGTTCAAGCTGCAATCCCAAGACGCGGAGACCAAGATCGCTGGTTTCTGTTAGTATGAGTCAATCACAGGGGTTCAACGACTCACAAAACTTTGGACTGTAGGCTATAGATCGCACCGGCGCAGCATGCTTGCTCAGCAAAGTCTTCTCACCAGTCTCCAAGTCGATTCTATTCATTGTTGTCAGCTTAACGTTTCGAGGCGTACCCATTCGCATCCACTGACTTGTTAACACACCAATCCACGCCAGCAGTAAAAGCTTCATTATCATTGGCGCCGAAGCAAACATCCAAGACTGGCGCCCGGTGTTCGTATGTGTTGACGAGAGTCGCCTCGCCAGCTCCACCTGCGATATCGTAGCAATACACCTTCTTATCCCATGATGAGACAAGGAGCTTGGTTCCAGAGGACGGCGCAAACGCGATCGCCGAGACCGCGTCGGTTGGGGGCGGTGAAAGTTCGTATTGAGTCGCTGAAAATCAATTACCAAACATTCGCGACCTGATAGCAGGTACAGCAGTTTAGAACTTACCAGGAGCCATGGCTAAGTATGCTCTTGTCGACAGCCTTagtgttgatgaagttgttTACCTTTGGTTCAGTCACGTGGAGAGCTACCATCATGGCAACGAAAGTCATGGGCGGGCCACCTCAGGCGCAGCTGGCGGCATTATGCCCGAATTTTCAGGTACTGCCTCCACTGCCACTACCTACCAATGGAACGAAAACGAATGAGCATGGGAACGAGCCACACCCCGCCACAACcccaccatcatcaatcgaGTGCACTTGCAAAATGTCAAAATTATGACTCTTCCCCTCTACATCCACTGTTGACGTGACGATTTACGACTTGATCGCGCGAGAATCACTACCGATACTATCGCAGGAATagcttattaaaattagACTTTTGGCTCTTTTTGAAAGCCCGACTTGCGATCGTTCGTGCGACGGCACTCGACATCGATAAACCCCCACCTTATTCTACAGAACCCGACCGAACCCTCTGAATCCTCAAAAACACCGTCAAGATGGCTCAAAATCAACATTGCCGTTTTTACGAGGAGAAGTACCCGGAGATCGATAGCTTCGTCATGGTCAATGTCAAGCAGGTCAGTAGCAACCTGATCTGTCCGAAAGAACTGCCTCTGACCAATTTCAGATCGCCGAAATGGGTGCCTACGTTAAGCTTCTAGAGTACGACAACATTGACGGCATGATCCTGCTCTCCGAGCTTTCGCGAAGACGTATTCGAAGTATCCAGAAGCTCATCCGGGTTGGTCGCAACGAGGTCGTCGTGGTGCTCCGTGtcgacaaggagaagggtTAGCATCAAATCAACGTCAGGCTGAACTTTGGGCATGGAAATTGATTTTTGGACAGGTTACATCGATCTTTCCAAGCGACGAGTCTCCCCCGAGGATATCGTTAAGTGCGAGGAGCGATACAACAAGAGCAAGATGGTCCACTCTATCATGGTGCATCTCGCCGAGAAGACCAAGCTCGATATCGAGAGCCTCTATGAGGCCATTGCTTGGCCCCTAAACAAGCGATACGGACATGCCATCGACGCTTTCAAGCTTTCCATCACGTCAGTTACTCTTTCCAAAGTCGGACCACATGCACTAACCTTGAGAAGGAACCCCGAGGTCTGGAACGATATTACCTTCCCCAACGAGGtggccaaggaggagctcAAGTCATACATCGGAAAGCGTCTTACTCCCCAGCCCACCAAGATCCGAGCCGATATCGAGGTCACTTGCTTCGGATACGAGGGAATCGACGCCGTCAAGACTGCTCTCCGCACAGCCGAGGCCCACAGCACCGATGACACCCAagtcaaggtcaagctcGTGTCTCCGCCTCTCTACGTTCTTACATGCTCGACCTTGGACAAGAACGTTGGTATTACTTGCTTGGGAGAGGCCATCGTCGATGTCCGAAAGAGCATCGAGGGTGCCGGTGGTAACTTGACAGTCAAGATGGAGCCCAAGGCCGTCACCGAGAGCGATGACGCTGAGCTTCAAGCATTGATGGAGAAGCGTGAGCGCGAGAATGCCGAGGTCAGCGGTGACGAGAGCATGAGCGACAGCGACGAAAACATCCCTGAGACCATCTAGGTCATGGACAGACGAAGAGTCTCCAGGTCAGGATGAGTCGGCAAGACTGTTAGAGCCATGCCAAAGTAGCCCGCGCACGAGCGGGTTGTTGGACACGGAAAAGGGTGTAATAGAGGGCGTCTGGGAGGCTGAAAGGAAGCATGTATCCCGGAGTGCAAAGCATCACTAAAAGTCCAGACTTTCATGTAGTTCTTCCGATGGTAGGAAGTGGCGTCTGAAACGGCGTTGATAACGAACAGTTCTTTGATTACTTGAGACACCGTCTTTTCATTGTGATTAGTGTGTGTGTTTTCGGCTTGTTTTCAGTGGGACATAACTTAGATGATGTTTCTTTAGAGTTATGTTTCTGAAGTTTCATGTTTAATACTCCCTGTCTCGTGTATGGCGGGATGTCGGAACTAGCCGATAAAAGCTTAGACTCAGGTGTAGAATTTCTATACTTGGACTCACAGTCAGTGATAGTCCCACCACAACGCTCAATCTCACAGCAACGGGAATGTTATCGTCTAACAACACTCATTTTGAATAATAGTTAGAGCTTTTGCAATGGCTCTCGGCTCAGTGTGGGCACGTCTGAGAGGCAACGGCCAACCCAGCTTGGCCAGGTCAACAGCTCTAAGACTCTTTGGATTCGCAACATGGATCCCAGTCATCGCCATGTTCAACCTGCACGTCGCAGAACTGACTTTTGTCGACGGCGCATCTATGTATCCGTTAATCAACGACGATAAAGACTCAACGTTGCGACGAGATGTGATTCTCAACTGGAAGTGGTCTCCTCAAGAGAATCTAGAGAGGGGCATGGTTGTGACATTACGGTACGAGCAGACCTTTCTCAAAGCCTGGAAATAAGCAATTGATGAGAATTAACATGAAAGTTACAAAAGGAGCCCGTTACATCCCGAGACAATCGCAGTCAAGCGCGTAGTGGCGCTAGAGAACGATGTGATCAAGACAAAAGCGCCTCATCCTCTGCCGACAGTGAGAGTTCCGCAGGGGCACGTGTGGGTTGAGGGTGATGGACCACCTGGATCAAGTCTGGATAGCAATACGTATGGACCGGTATCTAGGCAGTTGATTACAGGGCGGGTTACTCATATTGTATTTCCCTTTCGCAAGTTTGGAGCTCTTCCATGGCGGGATCATCAGAGGCCATTGATGGAGTAGGAAATGAGATATATTATATGTACCAAAACTCATGAAGACATGTATAGACCTTATGATCAACTCAACCTTAACTACGACTAGATTCTCCATTTGAACAGTAAGGTAGCCAGCCATACGTCAGGCTTTATTCATGAGACAATCAACTCATATGATCTCACTATGGATTACGCGGGCAGAAGTGGCGTATGATGAGGTGAGATAAGATAACAGACCGAAAGCCCGTTCGGTCATTTCAAGAAATTCTTTCATCGGGCATTCTTCCATTGACGTAGTTAGCGTGCTCTCAACCTAAGGTAAAGTGCGCTGTAAATCCAGGTGCGGTCCCTGATCGGCCACTAAGAAACCGCTGACCAGAGTCAACTAGAGCCGCAATTCGTGATTAAGGTAGTTAACCCAGTAAAAAGCCAAGACCAGGTTCCTTCATCAAAATTCTCAAAAACGACATCGCCCAGACTCTCGGCTCTCATCTATTCTTTGCGACCCTGCGACGCCCGCCCACTCGCCCTCGACGAAACATCGCGACAGAGCGATCCCTCTTTAATATTTACccttctctctttcttggGGATCCTCTTGTCTTCCTTTTTTTGTTTCCGAAGTCTTCCGCCTTGGGCCGTCACCGACTCGCTCAACTGTTTCCTCCGATCCGAGTTCGATTTCTTATATAACCCGGATTATGCCCTTGGgtcttcaacaacaagattCTGACCTCGTCTTCGCTCaatcgacgacgacgaacGACGGATCGACGACTGCGGCGAGCGATTTTGCGCCATCCCCCGAGCATCGTCATGCTGCTTGGACGGGTCGTCGCTCGGAAAGCAGTAGAAGCAAGGCCAGTGACCAGAACATGACCGCACAAGATGTCGAGGCCGAGGGGCGACCGCCGTATCTTCATGTATGTTACAGACTACCAGGGTGCTATTATTGCATCGCCAAGCGTTTTCAACCTATTCGTTTCCAGGTGCGCTAACATGGGACCCCGCGACAGGCCATGATCGCAGGTGGTATTGGAGGATCTACAGGCGATCTACTCATGCACTCACTCGACACTGTTAAGACGAGACAACAGGGAGA
Proteins encoded in this region:
- a CDS encoding WD40-repeat-containing domain protein; amino-acid sequence: MAPATQYELSPPPTDAVSAIAFAPSSGTKLLVSSWDKKVYCYDIAGGAGEATLVNTYEHRAPVLDVCFGANDNEAFTAGVDWCVNKIDLETGEKTLLSKHAAPVRSIAYSPKFSILVSASWDCSLNLHNLSDPSSTPIRVSLPGKPHALAASPTKIVVAMAGRVINIYDLKTIVDLFATGSSDLQPWQQRESSLRYLTRAVSCMPNDAGYATSSIEGRVAVEWFEDTAESQARKYAFKCHRQAAPDGDGDIVYPVNALAFHPVHGTFASGGGDGTAALWDAEAKRRLKQYQKFPNSVAALAFSSDGRYLAVGVCPGFETGQEDYSGAGQTSVLIRELGENEAKGKGAK
- a CDS encoding eukaryotic translation initiation factor 2 alpha subunit-domain-containing protein, translating into MAQNQHCRFYEEKYPEIDSFVMVNVKQIAEMGAYVKLLEYDNIDGMILLSELSRRRIRSIQKLIRVGRNEVVVVLRVDKEKGYIDLSKRRVSPEDIVKCEERYNKSKMVHSIMVHLAEKTKLDIESLYEAIAWPLNKRYGHAIDAFKLSITNPEVWNDITFPNEVAKEELKSYIGKRLTPQPTKIRADIEVTCFGYEGIDAVKTALRTAEAHSTDDTQVKVKLVSPPLYVLTCSTLDKNVGITCLGEAIVDVRKSIEGAGGNLTVKMEPKAVTESDDAELQALMEKRERENAEVSGDESMSDSDENIPETI
- a CDS encoding peptidase S24/S26A/S26B/S26C, which codes for MALGSVWARLRGNGQPSLARSTALRLFGFATWIPVIAMFNLHVAELTFVDGASMYPLINDDKDSTLRRDVILNWKWSPQENLERGMVVTLRSPLHPETIAVKRVVALENDVIKTKAPHPLPTVRVPQGHVWVEGDGPPGSSLDSNTYGPVSRQLITGRVTHIVFPFRKFGALPWRDHQRPLME